In Solanum lycopersicum chromosome 3, SLM_r2.1, the genomic stretch GTCAGCTTAGTTCGTTAAATtgattgtataatttgttagtTAGTTACATAACCAACTAGTGAAAGTGTTAGttagttttttgttttgtgtttcTGCATTAGTTTAGTTTTGTATATAAAGACCTTCATCTTCAATAATGAAAAGTTAAGCTTTCATActcaaaacacatgttcatattatACTCCAATGGAGTTTGTATCAATGGTGGAATTGTAGatttaacatggtatcagagcttggTTAAGAATCGACAGTAgaatatcatcttcttcttcgtctctgttttcttcttcttcttactgTGATTTGAGTAATTGGGATTTTCTGGATTcgtgttttttttttcgtttatCATGGCGATAGATGAATCGGTATCAACTACTGCAAGTGTACCCAGCTTGATTGATTCAAGCAATCCGTTGTACTTACATCCTTCACATAATCCTAGCGCGGCACTCGTTCCAATCCTTTTTAATGTAGGAGGATATGGTTCATGGCGACGAAGTGTACTCCGTGCTTTATCAGCGAAGAACAAGCTAGGCTTCGTTAATGGCGATTGTAAGAAACCTGGAGTCAATTCAGCTCATATCCGGCACTAGGAACGTTGCGATGACATGGTTACATCGTGGATTCTCAATTCTCTGTCCGAGGAGATTTATGATAGTGTAGAATATGTCAATAACTCGATGGAACTTTAGAAGGAACTTGAAGATCGATATGATCAGACAAACGGGGCAAAACTGTATCAAATTCAAAAGGATATCAATGATCTGACTCAAGGTACTCTTGATATTACTGCATATTATACAAAAATGAAAAGACTATGGGAAGAACTTAACAATCTTTGCAACAAATATCACTGTGTCTATGCTTGTTCGTGTAGGGCAAAAGAAAATGTGTACAAAGCTGAGCAGGATCGTCGTCTAATACAGTTTATCATGAGCTTAAATGAAGTATATACTGCTGTAAGAGGAAACATTCTTATGTTGAATCCATTGCCTTCAATGGCTCAAGCCTTTTCGATCCTAATTCAAGAAGAGAAACAGCGAGAATTTAAACCACATAATGTGATGAATATTGACTCTGTGTCTCTTAATGCTGGATCTAAAATTTTTAATCGTGGATCGACCAGTAGCACAGGACGTCAACATGCAGGGAATTATGTGGATAACTCCTAGTTGTTCTGTGATTTCTACAAGAGAGCAAGACACACAATAAAAACTTGTTATAAGCTCCATGGATACCCCCAAAATACTCAAAATGAGCACAACAAGCAGAATCTAACATCTTAGCCTACCAATAATCCCAATTTCAATAGGAGCACACAAGCGTACAACTTTAATCCTAATTTCAACTATAAGCGAGTTGCAGCAAATGTTCATGGCATATCTGCTGACTCAATGAGTAATGAAATGAGTGATCAAATGAAAAAGGATGCAGATGACAATGTGACTTTGTCAAAGGAACAATATCACAATATTATGAGAATGCTGCATCATTTCCAGGTAAACAATGCTGGAGCAATTGAAGATAATCCTGAGATGGGGAATGGTTCTGTAAACTTTGCAGGTAATATAGTTTGTACTTCTTCTATTGATTATTATAAATCTTCATGtaaacattttgaatcaaaGTCTGACTTGTGGATCTTAGATTCAGGGGCATCGAACCATATGACTTTCTATAAATCCTACCTAACAAACATTAGATCTTTGCCATATCCCATCTTGATAAGCCTACCAAATGGGTACAAAGTAAAAGTGACTGAGCTAGGAGATGTAACACTTACACCTAGAATCATTCTATACAAAGTGTTGTATGTGCCTTCTTTCAAATTTAATCTAATTTCCATACACTCACTTACTGTTCCTTTGAAAGGTATTGTAACATTCAATGACACTACTTGTGTCATGACcaaaatccgggccgcgactggcacccacacttacccttctatgtgagcgaaccaaccaatctaaaccttaacatttcaatgtaataacaacagaaaataatgcggaagacttaaactcattaataaaaaccaattcaataactatcaatattcaacatctattattcccaaaacctggaagtcatcattacaagaacatctactttaaactactaaatctaagagtttctaaaagctaaaaatacataagaagctagtccatgccggaggttcaaggcatcaagacatgaaggagaagatccagtccaagctagaagcgttagctcaccctgaagatccggtgtgacgaagactggcttgagttactgttgagtcgaaggtgacagcacgtttgctgcactccacaaataacaagaagaaaacataaaagtaggggtcagtacaaaacacgggtactgagtagatatcatcggccaactcaaaatagaaaacagtatgtattaggcaatatcataaaatcaactaatatccttagcatgcagcatttgtagttaccataacccttggttacaacaccaagcacatcagtgaggactcacacctcctcatcatactcatttgggaatttaattcattagattggatatattatcatatttcaagattcattatctttattcccctcgtgtcggtacgtgacactccgctcctcaatatactatcctggtgtcggaacgtgacactccgatccatattctatcctggtaccggaacgtggcacccgatccatattctatcctggtgtcggaacgtgacactccgatcctcatatactatcctggtaccggaacgtggcacccgatccatattctatcctggtgtcggaacgtgacacccgatccatatattctatcctggtaccagaacgtggcacccgatccatattctatcctggtgtcggaacgtgacacccgatccatattctatcctggtgtcggaacgtgacacccgatccatattctatcctggtaccggaacgtggcacccgatccatattctatcctggtgtcggaacgtgacacccgatccatattctatcctggtgtcggaacgtgacacccgatccatattctatcctggtaccgaaacgtggcacctgatcccctaatctcaccactttcgttcatcaagccttcttttataccaaggcatcatcattaacaagtagattagggtttcttttcaagatttgggattcaatagcttcatcatgcttatttattcacaattacataatcacatcattcatgcaagcatacaattaagcatatagaaggtttacaatactactaacacatatcattcgctattaagagtttactacgaatagcatgaaataaccataacctacctccaccgaagaattgcgatcaacaagctatcttctcaaaatccttgctatcctcttcgtttctctctctctctactcgttctctttctttttctgtctctcttcgttctttctatttttcttattcaaaccctctttcttttaccctaattagtatataattaagaataaaagatggcaataataccccactaattaacttagggttacctcttttaacccccaagaatttgagttattaatataaacccacgaaatctataattaaggaaagaatagtcccaaaacgtcccttaaaacatgtaaggaaatccgattctgcctgggatttgcgcaacctgtgacgggccatcgtgcctgcgacggtccgtcctgcaggtcgtcgcaaggttcagagacccaatatttccaccaagggtctgtgacggtccgtcctgccattccgtcacaaagttcagagagtcgattttcagtacccaatttcagattttctaagtgttttgaaacgagaccctgcgacggtccgtcgtgcccatgacgttccgtcgtggggtccgtcgcttctgccagtttttccagaattgaagtctgttgctcaaaacgactaaatgggtcgttacattagataccaatttacccatcgttcgtccctgaacgatcaaaagaaggaaaacaagggcgaaaaagagtacctgaatctgtaaacagatgtgggtatttttctcgcatatccgcctccttctccgaagtggcttcttcaaccggtcgattcttccattgcaccttgatggatgcaatctctcttgacctcaacttgcgaacttctctatctaaaatagcaacaggctcctcctcataagacaagttctcatcaagcaaaactgaatcccaacggataatgtagtttccatccccgtggtatctttttaacatcgacacatggaataccggatgtactccggacagccctaggggcaaggctaactcataagccacctcccctactcgcttgagtacttcaaatggtccaatgtaccttggacttagtttacccctttttccaaaccgcatcacccctttcatgggtgaaactttcaacaagacttgttcaccttccatgaactctaagtctctaaccttttgatctgcatattctttttgtctactttgcgccgctagaagcttttcttgaatagacttcattTTTTCCAtagaatccctcaaaaggtcagtaccccaaggcctaacctcaaatgcatcaaaccaaccaatgggagacctacatctcctaccatacaatgcttcgaatggagccatatcaatacttgcgtgatagctattattgtatgaaaactccgctaagggtaggaagctatcccaatgacca encodes the following:
- the LOC138347439 gene encoding uncharacterized protein; the encoded protein is MAIDESVSTTASVPSLIDSSNPLYLHPSHNPSAALVPILFNVGGYGSWRRSVLRALSAKNKLGFVNGDCKKPGVNSAHIRAKENVYKAEQDRRLIQFIMSLNEVYTAVRGNILMLNPLPSMAQAFSILIQEEKQREFKPHNVMNIDSVSLNAGSKIFNRGSTSSTGRQHAGNYVDNS